Genomic segment of Aliarcobacter trophiarum LMG 25534:
AACATCTGCATTTATGCCTAGTTTAAGATACTCATTTTTAACTCTTAAAAAGTCATTTTTACCAGTTTGATGAACTATTTTTATCCCCATTTCATTTAGTTTTGGAGCAACTTTTAAAGCAAAATTATTTATAGCTAAAGCTCCTTGAGAACCACCAAAAAATGCTATAGTTTTTAACTCACTTCTTACTCTTTGCTTATTAAAGAACTTAACATCAACTGGATAATCTTTTATTGGTGAAAAGTCATGAAAAGATGAGTATGCTTTTTTTGTATATTTTAGAGTTTTAGCATTTAAAGCACCAATTTTGGAGTTTTGTTCATGTAGAAATAGCTCACAATCTTTTTTAAATATTGAGGCAAAAGAAGCACTAGCAGCACTAAAACCACCCACACTTATTACTTTTTTTATATTATATTTTTTTAAAATTTTTAAACAAAAAAGGGCTTTATAAAAGATATTTAAAAGAGAAAAAATCTTTGCAAAACCTTTTTTATTTACAACACCGCTTGTATTTAAAAAATACTTCTCTTTTAATCTATCATCATTTTCAAACCAAAATCTATCTTGACCATATGTTGAGCCAATATATATTACTTCAAACCCTCTATTTTTTAACTCATCTATAAAAACATCAGCAATTTTTAAATGCCCACCAGTGCCACCACCAGTTATTACAACTATTTTACTCATCTAATAACTATTCTTTTTGGGTTTGGTTTTACAACACTTTTTTGTGGCTCATACTTTTTAATAGTTCTACTAATAGAAAGAACTAAACCTATGGCAAAGGAGCTTGTAATCAAAGATGAACCTCCATAAGATAAAAATGGTACAGCAATACCCTTTATAGGGATAATTCCTGAAATTCCAGCACCATTTATTAAAAAGGCAACAATAATCATAAGAGCAATACCAGTTGTAAAAAGGTGAAAAATTTTACTATCAACTTTTCTACTAATTGCAAATATTCTTAAAATAATTAGCATTAAAATTGTAGTTATAAGAAATGTTCCAAACCAACCAATCTCTTCTGTTATACCAGCCAAAACAAAGTCGGTATGAACTTCACTTAAAAAGCCAACCTTTAAATCGCCAAAAGAGATACCTTGCCCAAAAAAGCCACCATTATGTATAGCATTTAAAGAGTGAGATACTTGATATGGTTCGGGTAAGTTTTTTATTCTTAAATATTGTTCAAAAGTTCCAGGAAGAACTGACAAAATACCATCTTGAACCATAGACCACCAAGAGTGAATTCTATTTATTCTATGTGGAGCTGCTGCTATTAAAATTATCATACCAAGAATTGCCATAAAAATTAGAGCAAAGATTATTTTTAATGATCTATTTGCAAAGATAATCAAAGTAAGCATAATCAAAGTAAGTAGTGCAACTTGTCCTAAATCTTTTTGTAAAACAGCAATTAAAAAAACAATAAAAATAAAGACCAAAAAGTATGGAGAAAGTAGTAATAGATCTCCAAAAAGTCCTTTTTTAGGTTGATGAATAACCTTTCTGAAAAAAGACCAAGATAGAAAATAGATAAAACCTATTTTAAATATTTCAACAGGAGACAAAGAGATACCAGGAAGTCTAATCCATCTATTCGCACCACCAGAAGCAGTAACTAAAGAAGCTGGTAAAAAAGGCATAATAATCATTAAAAAAAGTCCAACTCCAAATAGAAACATACCTGTTTTGTGCATTATTTTATTTGGGTTTAACCTTGCCATCCACCACATTAAGAATATGCAAAATATTCCAACTAATCCTTGTCTTAAAATATAGTGAAATTGTCCATATCCTAAAAACTCAACAGTGTAAATAGTAAGTGAATATGAAAAAACGATACTAATGATAATTAGCATAGAGACTAATATAAATAAAAAATAGTCTGGTTCTCTTAGGTTTTCACCTGTAGTTAATAATTTAATCTTATTTTTGATATAATCCATGCCTTATTATATAATATTATGGATAAAGATGTCTTCAAAAAAATGCAAATAGATTATAAACTTTTAGAAATTAGACAAAAAACAAAAAAAATTCTAGTTCTACTTTTGTTACTTTTTTTTGGAATTTTTATTGTACTTTTTTCTATATATAGAACTGTTCAAGAGAAGAGAACACTTCCTACTTTAACAGGTGAAAAGAGTGAATTAGCAGTTAGAGGAAATATAATTAGTGAAGATGGCTTTAATTTAGTTAGTTCTAAAAAAATATATAAAGCTTCGATTGATACAAGATATTTAAATCCTGATAAAAAAGAGCTTTTTATGATACTTTTCTCTATTTATAGTGGAATAGATTATAAAACTTTGAGTGAAAAATTTAAAGAAGTAGATAAAAATCCTGGACTTTTGGTACTTTCATATAATATAGATTCAAGGGCTGCAAAGAATTTAAGAGAGCTAGATATAAAACTAAATCAACTAAATGTTTTTATTCCACGAAAAGGTGGGAGTTTAAGTTTAATTAGAAGATTAGAAGTTAGTGAAAGTGGTGAAAAAAGAACATTTTCCTATGATGATACTTTAACTCCTGTTTTAGGTTATATAAAAAAGATAGAATCAGATAGTGGAAAAACAAGAGTTGAAGGGGTAAAAGGTCTTGAGAGGTCATATAATCAAAAACTAAATGATGTAAAAGATGGAATATTAAAAGGGTATAGAGATGTAATATCTTATATATATTTTGATAAGAATTCTATAATGGAGCATAGAATAGATGGATATAGTTTAAATCTAAATATCCCTTTAAAGCTTCAAAAAAACAATGAAACGACACTAGATAATCATAAAATTAGAACAAAAGCTGATGAGATCTTACTTACAATTATGGAGAGTAGAACTGGAAAAATAATCTCTATGGCTAGTTCAAATAGATTTAATCCTGAAAATATAAAACAAAGTGATATTCCATATTTAAATGTAAATGCTATAGAGTACCAGTTTGAACCAGGTTCAGTTGTAAAACCTTTATCTATCTCTTTAGCATTAGATAAAGGTGTTGTAAGAAAAAATGAGTATTTTTCAGCATATAACCAATCAAATGTAAAAGGTGCTTATCCTTTTGGAAAATTTACAATAAAAGATGACCACGCTTTTCCAAAAGGAAACCTCTCTATAGATGATATTGTAATATTTTCATCAAATATAGGAACTCTTCAAATTGCTCAAAGATTGACAGGTCCTGAGTTTTATGAGGGTATGAAAAAGTTTGGTTTTACAAGAAAAACAGGAATAGATTTACCTTATGAAAAAAGGGGTGTTATGCCAAAACTTTGGCAGTTTTCTGTTGGAGATAAACAAAAAAGACCAAATATTTATAAAGCAACAGTATCTTTTGGTCAAGGTATGACTTCAACTTTTATTCAACTAATAAAAGCATATAGTGTATTTAATAATGATGGAGCTATGGTTACTCCTCAAATAGTCTCTTATTTAAGTAGAAATAGTACAAAATATCAATCTCCATTTTTCCACGAACCAGAGCAGGTTATTTCAAAAGAGACAGCAGCTGAGATGAAAAGGATGCTTATAAAAACTGTTCAAGAAGG
This window contains:
- a CDS encoding UDP-N-acetylglucosamine--N-acetylmuramyl-(pentapeptide) pyrophosphoryl-undecaprenol N-acetylglucosamine transferase gives rise to the protein MSKIVVITGGGTGGHLKIADVFIDELKNRGFEVIYIGSTYGQDRFWFENDDRLKEKYFLNTSGVVNKKGFAKIFSLLNIFYKALFCLKILKKYNIKKVISVGGFSAASASFASIFKKDCELFLHEQNSKIGALNAKTLKYTKKAYSSFHDFSPIKDYPVDVKFFNKQRVRSELKTIAFFGGSQGALAINNFALKVAPKLNEMGIKIVHQTGKNDFLRVKNEYLKLGINADVFDFSKDILEKMKEADFCVSRSGASTLFELCANCLPTFFIPFKYAAQNHQYYNAKALFDKDLCYLQNEDDLDIELFFDILKEPNLEAISIGLKEFIKPNGAKQIVDDILKD
- a CDS encoding FtsW/RodA/SpoVE family cell cycle protein; amino-acid sequence: MDYIKNKIKLLTTGENLREPDYFLFILVSMLIIISIVFSYSLTIYTVEFLGYGQFHYILRQGLVGIFCIFLMWWMARLNPNKIMHKTGMFLFGVGLFLMIIMPFLPASLVTASGGANRWIRLPGISLSPVEIFKIGFIYFLSWSFFRKVIHQPKKGLFGDLLLLSPYFLVFIFIVFLIAVLQKDLGQVALLTLIMLTLIIFANRSLKIIFALIFMAILGMIILIAAAPHRINRIHSWWSMVQDGILSVLPGTFEQYLRIKNLPEPYQVSHSLNAIHNGGFFGQGISFGDLKVGFLSEVHTDFVLAGITEEIGWFGTFLITTILMLIILRIFAISRKVDSKIFHLFTTGIALMIIVAFLINGAGISGIIPIKGIAVPFLSYGGSSLITSSFAIGLVLSISRTIKKYEPQKSVVKPNPKRIVIR
- a CDS encoding peptidoglycan D,D-transpeptidase FtsI family protein; the encoded protein is MQIDYKLLEIRQKTKKILVLLLLLFFGIFIVLFSIYRTVQEKRTLPTLTGEKSELAVRGNIISEDGFNLVSSKKIYKASIDTRYLNPDKKELFMILFSIYSGIDYKTLSEKFKEVDKNPGLLVLSYNIDSRAAKNLRELDIKLNQLNVFIPRKGGSLSLIRRLEVSESGEKRTFSYDDTLTPVLGYIKKIESDSGKTRVEGVKGLERSYNQKLNDVKDGILKGYRDVISYIYFDKNSIMEHRIDGYSLNLNIPLKLQKNNETTLDNHKIRTKADEILLTIMESRTGKIISMASSNRFNPENIKQSDIPYLNVNAIEYQFEPGSVVKPLSISLALDKGVVRKNEYFSAYNQSNVKGAYPFGKFTIKDDHAFPKGNLSIDDIVIFSSNIGTLQIAQRLTGPEFYEGMKKFGFTRKTGIDLPYEKRGVMPKLWQFSVGDKQKRPNIYKATVSFGQGMTSTFIQLIKAYSVFNNDGAMVTPQIVSYLSRNSTKYQSPFFHEPEQVISKETAAEMKRMLIKTVQEGTGRSAKIEGLEIGGKTGTAQIAGGSGYLKKYISSFVGFVNDEKGNSYTIGVTVINPNPIRPHYYAAQSAVPVFKEIIQNLIKLNYLSPKEDITLEN